The Aliiroseovarius sediminilitoris region ATCAATGACAACTATAACCGACCCTCATCAGGGCCAGTTCCGGCTATCAATGCTGTTGTATGACAGCCGGTATCGCTCGATGACCATCCAGATTGTCGCTTTGATCGGCTTTCTGATGCTTATCGGCTGGCTGCTGTCGAACACCGCCCAAAACCTTGCCGATCTTGGGAAAGAACCCAGTTTCAGCTTCATGATGGAACCTGCGGGTTACGACATCAACCAACGTCTTCTGGATTATGATTCACAAGACACCCATTTGCGCGCATCGCTTATGGGACTTCTGAACACACTTCTCGTTGCTGTGATGGGTTGTATTGCCGCCACCGTGATCGGAGTGATCATCGGTGTTCTGCGCCTGTCGCCAAACTGGATCGTGTCGCGGCTGTCCGCCGTCTATGTGGAAGGTTTCCGCAATGTGCCGGTCCTGCTGTGGATCGTGTTCATCATGGCGGTTCTGATCGAAACCCTTCCGCAACCCAGTGCCTTCCGCAAAGGCGAGGCGACCATGTCCCTGGGGGATAGCGTGGCGGTCACAAACCGCGGGATATACATTCCCGAACCGCTGTTTTCGCGCAGCTTGGGTGACGTTCATCTTCTCGGCACTTCCAGCCTTCGTTTCGATGTCAGCCTTGACCTGCTCGCTCTGCTGGCCGTGCTGATTGC contains the following coding sequences:
- a CDS encoding amino acid ABC transporter permease, which produces MTTITDPHQGQFRLSMLLYDSRYRSMTIQIVALIGFLMLIGWLLSNTAQNLADLGKEPSFSFMMEPAGYDINQRLLDYDSQDTHLRASLMGLLNTLLVAVMGCIAATVIGVIIGVLRLSPNWIVSRLSAVYVEGFRNVPVLLWIVFIMAVLIETLPQPSAFRKGEATMSLGDSVAVTNRGIYIPEPLFSRSLGDVHLLGTSSLRFDVSLDLLALLAVLIAGILTSVLIKRRADVVQEATGVRPRTWHWRLGAIVVPFLLVLMVLGFYLGYPALKGFNFQGGTHLRNSLIALWLALSLYTGAFIAEIVRAGILAVSKGQTEAASALGLRANRTMSLVVLPQALRVIIPPLISNYLNLTKNSSLAIAVGYMDITGTLGGITMNQTGRELETVLLLMLVYLTISLTISAVMNWYNESVKLRER